A genomic region of Xanthomonas fragariae contains the following coding sequences:
- the treA gene encoding alpha,alpha-trehalase TreA — protein MSSAAPPCCTSLLGLSMSMFVAPCTLTAAQLDTPVVNAPASTPPTPDLAYPELFRAVQSGELFDDQKHFVDFLPLRDPALINADYLAQHDHPGFDLRRFVDANFEASPLVQTHAIRQDTALREHIDDLWPKLVRSQTHVPPYSSLLALPHPYVVPGGRFREVYYWDSYFTMLGLVKSGETTLSRQMLDNFAYLIDTYGHIPNGNRSYYLSRSQPPFFSYMVELQAGVEGEAVYQRYLPQLQKEYAYWMQGSDNLQPGQAARHVVRLADGSLLNRYWDERDTPRPEAWLHDTRTAAEASDRPAAEVYRDLRAGAESGWDYTSRWLADGQNLRTIRTTAIIPIDLNSLLYHLERTLAQACAQPGADCKQDYAVLAQQRKHAIEAHLWNAAGYYADYDWQARKLSDQVTAAALYPLFAGLSSDEHAKRTASNVRARLLRPGGLATTAVKTGQQWDEPNGWAPLQWVAVDGLRRYGEDALARTIGERFLAQVQSLFAREHKLVEKYGLQADAAGGGGGEYALQDGFGWTNGVTLMLLNLYPSPDTAKPPAKEARKAAPAAP, from the coding sequence ATGAGTTCTGCCGCGCCCCCGTGCTGCACGTCGCTGCTTGGCCTGTCGATGAGCATGTTCGTTGCGCCGTGTACGTTGACTGCCGCGCAGCTGGACACACCGGTCGTCAACGCACCGGCCTCCACACCGCCCACGCCGGACTTGGCCTATCCGGAACTGTTCCGGGCAGTGCAGAGCGGCGAGCTATTCGATGACCAAAAGCACTTCGTCGATTTCCTGCCGCTGCGCGACCCGGCACTGATCAACGCCGACTATCTGGCCCAACACGATCATCCCGGCTTCGACCTGCGCCGCTTCGTGGACGCTAATTTCGAAGCGTCGCCGCTGGTGCAGACCCATGCGATCCGCCAGGACACCGCGCTGCGCGAACACATCGACGATCTATGGCCCAAGCTGGTGCGCAGCCAGACCCATGTGCCGCCGTATAGCAGCCTGCTGGCATTGCCGCATCCGTACGTGGTGCCGGGCGGGCGCTTCCGCGAGGTGTATTACTGGGACTCCTACTTCACCATGCTCGGCCTGGTGAAGAGCGGGGAGACCACGCTCAGCCGCCAGATGCTGGACAACTTCGCCTATCTGATCGACACCTATGGGCACATTCCCAACGGCAACCGCAGCTATTACCTGAGCCGCTCGCAGCCACCGTTCTTCTCGTACATGGTCGAGCTGCAGGCCGGCGTGGAAGGCGAAGCGGTCTACCAGCGCTACCTGCCGCAGCTGCAGAAGGAATACGCCTACTGGATGCAGGGTAGCGACAATCTGCAGCCCGGCCAGGCCGCGCGCCACGTGGTGCGCCTGGCCGATGGCAGCCTGCTCAACCGTTATTGGGACGAGCGCGACACCCCTCGTCCGGAAGCCTGGCTGCACGACACACGTACCGCCGCCGAGGCCAGCGACCGCCCGGCCGCCGAGGTCTACCGCGACCTGCGCGCCGGTGCAGAGAGTGGCTGGGACTACACCAGCCGCTGGCTGGCCGATGGGCAGAACCTACGCACCATCCGCACCACTGCCATCATCCCGATCGATCTGAACAGCCTGCTGTATCACCTGGAGCGCACGTTGGCCCAGGCTTGCGCGCAACCCGGCGCCGACTGCAAACAGGACTACGCCGTGCTCGCGCAGCAGCGCAAGCACGCCATCGAGGCGCATCTATGGAATGCGGCCGGCTACTACGCAGACTACGATTGGCAGGCGCGCAAGCTGAGCGATCAAGTCACCGCCGCCGCGCTGTATCCGCTATTTGCCGGCCTGTCGTCGGACGAACATGCCAAGCGTACCGCCAGCAACGTACGTGCACGCCTGCTCCGCCCCGGCGGCCTGGCCACCACCGCAGTGAAGACCGGCCAACAATGGGACGAGCCCAACGGCTGGGCGCCGCTGCAGTGGGTGGCAGTGGACGGCCTGCGCCGTTATGGCGAAGACGCACTGGCCCGTACCATCGGCGAACGGTTTCTGGCTCAGGTGCAATCGCTGTTCGCACGCGAGCACAAGCTGGTTGAAAAATACGGCCTGCAAGCCGATGCGGCTGGCGGCGGCGGCGGCGAATACGCACTGCAGGACGGCTTCGGTTGGACCAATGGCGTCACCTTGATGCTGTTGAATCTGTATCCCTCGCCTGACACAGCCAAACCGCCGGCCAAGGAGGCACGCAAGGCGGCACCGGCCGCGCCTTGA
- a CDS encoding AIM24 family protein encodes MAVRTLNEFLAHSKEKDVGPDPFELENPHLLEVRLSGMVWSKAGAMVARTGNVKFTREGLLEQGLGNLLKKAVSGEGMQLMKAQGQGRVYLADLGKLVTLLRLNGEAIFVNGNDVLAFESGVEHKITMMRKVAGMLSGGLFNVRLRGHGIVAITSHYEPLTLPVTAASGPVFTDPNATVAWSGTLTPELVADVSIGTLFGRGSGESLQMRFAGEGWVVVQPYEEASFQAKS; translated from the coding sequence ATGGCCGTACGCACGCTCAACGAATTTCTCGCCCATTCCAAGGAAAAGGACGTCGGCCCCGATCCGTTCGAACTGGAAAACCCGCATCTGCTGGAAGTGCGCCTCAGCGGCATGGTGTGGTCCAAGGCCGGCGCCATGGTCGCGCGCACCGGCAACGTCAAGTTCACTCGTGAGGGATTGTTGGAGCAGGGCCTGGGCAATCTGCTGAAAAAAGCCGTCAGCGGTGAAGGCATGCAGCTGATGAAAGCCCAAGGACAAGGCCGTGTATATCTGGCCGATCTCGGCAAGCTGGTCACGCTGCTGCGCTTGAATGGCGAGGCGATCTTCGTCAACGGCAACGATGTGCTGGCATTCGAATCCGGTGTCGAGCACAAAATCACGATGATGCGCAAAGTGGCCGGCATGCTGTCGGGCGGCCTGTTCAACGTGCGCCTGAGAGGCCACGGCATCGTGGCGATTACCTCGCACTACGAACCACTGACGCTGCCGGTCACCGCCGCCAGCGGCCCGGTATTCACCGACCCCAACGCCACCGTGGCCTGGTCGGGCACGCTGACCCCGGAGCTGGTCGCCGACGTATCGATCGGCACACTGTTCGGACGCGGCTCAGGCGAAAGCCTGCAAATGCGCTTCGCCGGCGAAGGCTGGGTGGTGGTGCAGCCTTACGAAGAAGCCAGCTTCCAGGCCAAGAGTTGA
- a CDS encoding CorA family divalent cation transporter produces MITIHPIAGTHHTQDCWVDLCQPSTQELAEAAERVGFALQDRAAIGEIEFSSRVRRQGEVLFLNVPRFQDDDGPTAPLGFALSPTMLVTQREQRICSLEALTARLEHEPCHSSEDLLLCMFDQLVGRLADRLEALEAEVTETTRQVFDNPHKTKDLERMLHQVGGMGRRLGGLHNAGQGMLRLVTYLDGATPEWFGTDAAKRIGLLHKDLTTLSEFEQHMDDRIEFLLDSVLGMINMDQNNVMKVMAVASVVGIPPTVLVGIWGMNFAYMPELKGHDAYFWALGVIALSVVIPLAWFRRRGWV; encoded by the coding sequence ATGATCACGATCCACCCGATTGCCGGAACGCATCACACGCAAGATTGCTGGGTCGACTTGTGCCAGCCGAGCACGCAGGAGTTGGCCGAAGCGGCCGAGCGGGTCGGGTTTGCGCTGCAGGATCGCGCGGCCATCGGCGAGATCGAATTCAGCAGCCGGGTGCGCCGCCAGGGCGAGGTGCTGTTTCTCAACGTGCCGCGTTTTCAGGACGACGACGGCCCCACTGCGCCGCTGGGCTTTGCGCTGTCGCCGACCATGCTGGTGACCCAGCGCGAGCAGCGCATCTGCTCGCTGGAGGCATTGACCGCGCGCCTGGAGCACGAGCCCTGCCACAGCTCGGAAGACCTACTGCTGTGCATGTTCGATCAACTGGTGGGGCGTCTGGCAGACCGGCTGGAAGCGCTCGAAGCCGAAGTCACCGAAACTACCCGGCAAGTGTTCGACAACCCGCACAAGACCAAAGATCTGGAGCGCATGCTGCATCAGGTCGGTGGCATGGGCCGCCGCCTGGGCGGGCTGCACAACGCTGGGCAAGGCATGCTGCGCCTGGTCACCTATCTAGATGGCGCCACGCCGGAGTGGTTCGGCACCGATGCGGCCAAACGCATCGGATTGCTGCACAAGGACCTGACCACCTTGAGCGAATTCGAGCAGCACATGGACGACCGCATCGAGTTCCTGCTCGACAGCGTACTGGGCATGATCAACATGGACCAGAACAACGTGATGAAGGTGATGGCGGTGGCATCGGTGGTCGGCATTCCGCCCACGGTGCTGGTCGGCATCTGGGGCATGAACTTTGCCTACATGCCCGAGCTAAAGGGGCACGACGCCTACTTCTGGGCACTGGGCGTGATCGCGCTGAGCGTGGTGATTCCGCTGGCGTGGTTCCGCCGACGCGGTTGGGTATAA
- the xopV gene encoding XopV/AopV family type III secretion system effector: protein MKTPAIASPATHAAAVPPTTHAATDGVDPSHNPLVHQRGATRPDGMLDSLPRLRRTKSASAIAPEFSLDSLPRLRRTKSARATAPEFSIDTTRFDTLFGSSQPARGKLLETEDGIVHRTPIQKQEIEGLGNGKARVKINSTRLFVSTAQALRDAHSSDNAALAAKFNMSQEEIERIMRTPTFHSQTEIETDPATSQVPLAQRLRLGDLRKKRVEYKWNITNNYSLVIGEVHPGVPLDEPMTTKPARKKKQPFAQGHVTLVGGQTWQEPWQSNRQIPESRICGTLYYNKDGKLCINNDSGRFSEYEDRTLEHLEMVASIFKKYGVEVEVEWIEKDPVALQNQPDRSQKAAPATSATRQGAKDVGVDPSTN from the coding sequence ATGAAAACCCCGGCTATCGCTTCTCCGGCAACACACGCAGCAGCGGTTCCCCCGACGACACACGCAGCAACCGATGGCGTCGATCCGTCGCACAATCCCTTGGTCCACCAACGTGGCGCAACGCGTCCCGACGGGATGCTGGACAGCTTGCCACGCCTGCGCCGCACCAAGTCAGCATCGGCGATAGCACCGGAGTTCTCACTGGACAGTTTGCCACGCCTGCGCCGCACCAAGTCAGCCCGGGCGACAGCACCGGAGTTCTCAATAGACACAACACGCTTTGATACGCTATTTGGCAGCTCCCAGCCGGCACGCGGAAAGCTGCTCGAGACTGAAGACGGTATCGTGCACAGAACCCCGATCCAGAAGCAGGAAATAGAGGGTCTCGGCAACGGCAAGGCACGGGTGAAGATCAATTCGACCCGCCTGTTCGTCTCCACGGCCCAGGCGCTGAGAGACGCGCATTCCAGCGATAATGCTGCTCTGGCTGCGAAATTCAATATGAGCCAGGAGGAGATCGAGCGCATCATGCGCACGCCGACCTTCCATTCACAGACAGAGATAGAGACAGACCCTGCAACGTCGCAAGTGCCGCTCGCGCAGCGCCTGCGGCTGGGCGATCTACGCAAGAAACGCGTAGAATACAAATGGAACATCACCAACAATTACAGTCTGGTCATCGGCGAGGTGCATCCGGGCGTACCATTGGATGAGCCGATGACAACCAAACCAGCACGCAAAAAGAAACAGCCATTCGCACAAGGCCATGTCACCCTGGTCGGTGGTCAAACATGGCAAGAGCCTTGGCAAAGCAATCGCCAGATACCCGAATCCCGCATCTGCGGCACACTGTATTACAACAAAGACGGCAAGCTGTGCATCAATAACGATTCCGGCCGTTTTAGTGAGTATGAGGACCGCACACTTGAACACCTTGAGATGGTCGCCTCCATCTTCAAAAAGTACGGTGTGGAGGTGGAAGTGGAATGGATAGAAAAAGACCCTGTCGCGCTGCAAAATCAACCCGATCGATCACAAAAGGCCGCACCGGCGACAAGCGCAACCAGGCAGGGTGCCAAGGACGTTGGAGTCGATCCATCCACGAACTGA
- the cycA gene encoding D-serine/D-alanine/glycine transporter, translated as MSDPFAPDHLQRSLSNRHLQLIAIGGAIGTGLFMGSGKTISLAGPSILFVYLIIGAMLFFVMRAMGELLLSNLEYKSFIDFSTDLLGPWAGFFCGWTYWFCWIITAIADVIAIAAYAQFWFPGLAPWIPAILCVLLLLSLNLVTVKLFGEMEFWFALIKIIAIAALIITGAGLVVWGFRSPSGNEASLSNLWNDGGMFPMGIGGFFAGFQIAVFAFVGIELVGTTAAETADPRRNLPKAINSIPVRILIFYVLALIAIMVVTPWRQVVADKSPFVDLFVLAGVPAAASLINFVVLTSATSSANSGIFSTSRMLYGLAEEQHAPKGFAKLSRAAVPARGLLFSCVCLLLGAMLMYLIPNLVTAFTLVTTLSAVLFMFVWSLILCAYIAYRRKRPEQHVASAFKMPGGVLMCYVCLAFFAFVIVLLTLQPDTRQALLASPVWFLILAIGYRVKS; from the coding sequence ATGTCTGACCCGTTCGCGCCCGATCATCTGCAACGCAGTCTCTCCAATCGCCACCTGCAGTTGATCGCCATCGGTGGTGCGATCGGCACCGGCCTGTTCATGGGCTCGGGCAAGACGATCAGTCTGGCCGGGCCGTCGATCCTGTTCGTCTATCTGATCATCGGCGCGATGCTGTTCTTCGTGATGCGCGCCATGGGCGAGCTGCTGCTGTCCAACCTGGAGTACAAATCGTTCATCGACTTTTCCACCGATCTGCTCGGGCCGTGGGCCGGGTTCTTCTGCGGGTGGACGTACTGGTTCTGCTGGATCATCACCGCCATCGCCGATGTCATCGCCATTGCGGCCTATGCGCAGTTCTGGTTTCCGGGATTGGCGCCGTGGATTCCCGCGATCCTGTGCGTGCTGTTGCTGCTGAGCTTGAACCTAGTGACGGTAAAGCTGTTCGGCGAGATGGAATTCTGGTTTGCGCTGATCAAGATCATCGCCATCGCGGCATTGATCATCACCGGCGCCGGCCTGGTGGTGTGGGGCTTCCGCTCGCCGTCGGGCAACGAGGCCTCGCTGTCGAATCTGTGGAACGACGGCGGCATGTTCCCGATGGGCATCGGCGGGTTCTTCGCCGGTTTCCAGATCGCGGTGTTCGCCTTCGTCGGGATCGAGCTGGTCGGCACCACCGCTGCGGAAACCGCAGACCCGCGCCGCAATCTGCCCAAGGCGATCAATTCGATCCCGGTGCGCATCTTGATCTTCTACGTGCTGGCGCTGATCGCGATCATGGTGGTGACGCCGTGGCGGCAGGTGGTGGCCGACAAGAGCCCGTTCGTGGATTTGTTCGTGCTGGCCGGCGTGCCGGCGGCGGCGAGCTTGATCAATTTCGTGGTGCTGACCTCGGCCACCTCGTCGGCCAACAGCGGCATCTTTTCCACCAGCCGCATGCTCTACGGTCTGGCCGAAGAGCAACATGCGCCCAAGGGTTTCGCCAAGCTCTCGCGTGCGGCGGTGCCGGCGCGCGGGCTGCTGTTCTCCTGCGTGTGCCTGTTGCTGGGCGCGATGCTGATGTACCTGATCCCCAATCTGGTCACCGCCTTTACGCTGGTCACCACCTTGTCGGCAGTGCTCTTCATGTTCGTGTGGTCGCTGATCCTGTGCGCCTACATCGCGTATCGGCGCAAGCGTCCTGAGCAGCACGTAGCCTCGGCGTTCAAGATGCCCGGTGGCGTGCTGATGTGCTACGTGTGCCTGGCGTTCTTTGCCTTCGTCATCGTGCTGCTGACCTTGCAGCCGGATACGCGCCAGGCCTTGCTGGCCAGCCCGGTGTGGTTTTTGATTCTGGCGATCGGCTACCGGGTCAAGTCGTAG
- a CDS encoding class I SAM-dependent methyltransferase, with amino-acid sequence MGRLRCWSHPCIDVAPSARPHTDLPAVPHYSGPLLILSDAQTLLAARGSGLAQWTGSLDLGRSTGTAQLDAQTWQWRGMGYPYPGKLKDRTLYFWDGDDFAPISRFGGALIKLVPTKWGAPTFEIDGIKMLPSAQLSPFEDARRKVALVDPLGKSVLDTCSGLGYFAACCLEAGVAQVYAFEKNADVLWLRTLNPWSPDPEDAAAGGRLQLNHADISQHIATLADDSVDAILHDPPRFGIAGELYSQVFYNQLARVLRRGGRLFHYTGAPNKLTSGRDVPNEVSKRLGKAGFATQLALDGVLATLPVRR; translated from the coding sequence ATGGGTCGGTTACGATGCTGGTCCCATCCTTGCATCGACGTTGCGCCCTCCGCGCGCCCGCACACAGACCTGCCAGCCGTGCCTCACTACTCCGGTCCCCTGCTCATACTCTCCGATGCCCAAACGCTGCTTGCCGCGCGCGGCAGTGGCCTTGCCCAATGGACCGGTTCGCTGGACCTGGGCCGCAGCACCGGCACCGCGCAACTCGACGCGCAGACCTGGCAATGGCGTGGCATGGGTTACCCGTATCCGGGCAAGCTCAAAGACCGCACGCTGTACTTCTGGGACGGTGATGATTTCGCGCCGATCTCGCGCTTCGGCGGTGCGCTGATCAAGCTGGTGCCCACCAAGTGGGGCGCGCCGACCTTCGAGATCGATGGCATCAAGATGCTGCCGTCGGCGCAACTGTCGCCGTTCGAAGATGCGCGCCGCAAAGTGGCGCTGGTGGATCCGCTTGGCAAGAGCGTGCTGGATACCTGCAGCGGCCTGGGCTACTTCGCGGCCTGCTGCTTGGAGGCAGGCGTCGCGCAAGTATACGCATTCGAAAAAAACGCAGATGTGCTGTGGCTGCGCACGCTCAACCCATGGTCGCCAGATCCGGAGGACGCCGCTGCTGGCGGGCGCCTGCAGCTGAACCATGCCGATATCTCGCAGCACATCGCCACACTTGCCGACGATTCGGTCGATGCCATCCTGCATGATCCACCGCGCTTCGGCATTGCTGGCGAACTGTATTCGCAGGTCTTCTACAATCAACTGGCGCGGGTGCTGCGCCGTGGCGGGCGACTGTTCCACTACACCGGCGCGCCCAACAAACTCACCAGCGGACGCGATGTGCCCAACGAGGTGAGCAAGCGTCTCGGCAAAGCAGGTTTCGCCACGCAACTGGCGCTGGATGGCGTGCTTGCGACGCTGCCTGTGCGGCGGTGA
- a CDS encoding DUF1615 domain-containing protein, whose product MTSSLPRLLTLFTVALLSACATQAPRPPQRSPDAVKADIARRLPATLTDRAGWANDVYLALSSQLLDASPEHICAVLAVAEQESTYQANPVVPNLGKISRAEIDRRANAHHIPGFMVDAALRIDSPDGRSYATRIAAARTEQELSRIFEDVTGSVPLGARLLDGLNPVHTAGPMQVSIAFAEKHAEGYPYPPGDSIRHAVFSRRGGLWFGTKHLLGYPANYDALLYRFADFNAGWYASRNAAFQAALSKASGIALPLDGDLLTPGARLDAPGGTERAARTLGGQLAMGERQIRRALEAGNTNEFEQTDLYRQVFALAERNAGKPLPRAVLPGITLESPKITRTLTTAWFAQRVNERWKRCMGK is encoded by the coding sequence GTGACCTCATCCCTGCCCCGCCTGCTCACGCTGTTCACCGTCGCCCTGCTGTCAGCTTGCGCCACCCAGGCACCGCGTCCGCCGCAGCGCTCTCCGGACGCGGTCAAGGCCGACATCGCGCGGCGCCTGCCGGCCACGCTCACCGACCGCGCTGGCTGGGCCAACGATGTGTACCTGGCGCTATCCTCGCAATTGCTCGATGCCAGCCCAGAGCACATCTGCGCGGTGCTCGCGGTGGCCGAGCAGGAGTCGACCTACCAAGCCAACCCCGTGGTACCCAACCTGGGCAAGATTTCGCGCGCAGAGATCGACCGCCGCGCCAACGCACACCACATTCCCGGTTTCATGGTCGATGCCGCCTTGCGTATCGACTCGCCGGATGGCCGCAGCTATGCCACGCGAATCGCCGCCGCACGCACCGAGCAGGAGCTGAGCCGCATTTTCGAAGACGTCACCGGCAGCGTGCCGCTGGGCGCGCGTTTGTTAGACGGGCTCAATCCCGTGCACACCGCAGGGCCGATGCAGGTGAGCATCGCGTTTGCCGAGAAGCACGCCGAGGGTTATCCGTATCCGCCCGGCGACTCGATTCGCCATGCGGTATTCAGCCGTCGTGGCGGGCTGTGGTTCGGCACAAAACATCTGCTTGGCTACCCGGCCAACTACGACGCACTGCTGTATCGCTTTGCCGATTTCAATGCTGGTTGGTACGCCAGCCGCAACGCCGCCTTCCAAGCCGCGCTGAGCAAGGCCAGCGGCATCGCGCTTCCCCTGGACGGCGACCTGCTCACGCCGGGCGCCAGGCTGGATGCACCCGGCGGCACCGAACGCGCCGCACGCACATTGGGCGGCCAGCTGGCGATGGGCGAGCGCCAAATACGCCGTGCGCTGGAGGCCGGCAATACGAACGAATTCGAACAGACAGATCTGTATCGCCAAGTGTTCGCGCTGGCCGAGCGCAACGCCGGCAAACCGCTACCGCGCGCGGTGCTGCCCGGCATCACGCTGGAAAGCCCCAAGATCACCCGCACGCTCACCACTGCCTGGTTTGCGCAGCGGGTGAACGAGCGTTGGAAACGCTGCATGGGAAAGTGA